One stretch of Podospora bellae-mahoneyi strain CBS 112042 chromosome 2, whole genome shotgun sequence DNA includes these proteins:
- a CDS encoding hypothetical protein (COG:H; EggNog:ENOG503NUGS), translated as MIIVNGDIVAQGSQFGLKDVEVVTATVDLEEVRSYRAAISRGLQAATLNARYQRIQTPFELAPEDDDADIEKRPTLPMQPRMHPVEEEIALSGGCYLWDYLRRSGTAGYLVPLSGGIDSCATAVIVYSMCRIVMDAVEEENQQVIEDVKRLCQYSQGVLPKTPQELCNQIFTTIYMGMKKQSSRDTRQRAKDLAEAIGSHHVNLDIDEIYEAQKKLVVNTLNFEPRFGVEGGSNQENLTLQCLQARIRMVTAYEFGQILPTARGRPGGGSLLVLGSANVGESLRGYLTKYDCSSADINPIGSIDKADLKRFIAWAEKEFDLPCLHEFLTAVPTAELEPITENYVQSDEADMGMTYEELTTFGRLRKLNKLGPFAMFQRLVHDWSIDRKHVEGDTAPHYTPAQVAEKVKRFFHFYAINRHKMTTLTPALHCNDYSPDDNRFDLRPFLYPNFWKSWSFKRIDMELKKIEKKRASKGK; from the exons ATGATCATAGTAAACGGCGATATTG TTGCCCAAGGATCCCAGTTCGGTCTCAAAGACGTCGAGGTGGTCACCGCCACAGTCGACCTCGAGGAAGTCAGATCATATCGAGCAGCCATCTCCCGCGGTCTCCAAGCCGCGACCTTGAATGCCAGGTATCAAAGAATTCAGACTCCATTCGAGCTGGCTcccgaagatgacgacgccGATATCGAAAAGCgacccaccctccccatgcAGCCCAGAATGCACCCCGTCGAAGAAGAGATTGCCCTCTCTGGCGGATGCTACCTCTGGGACTACCTTCGCAGATCCGGAACGGCAGGCTACCTCGTTCCCCTGAGCGGCGGTATTGACTCGTGCGCTACCGCCGTGATTGTGTATTCCATGTGCCGCATCGTCATGGATGCCGTCGAGGAGGAAAATCAACAGGTCATTGAAGATGTCAAACGACTTTGTCAATACAGCCAGGGTGTGTTGCCCAAGACACCGCAAGAATTGTGCAACCAGATTTTCACCACCATCTACATGGGTATGAAGAAGCAGAGCTCTCGTGACACTCGCCAGCGCGCAAAGGATCTTGCCGAGGCCATCGGGAGTCACCACGTAAACCTCGATATTGACGAGATATACGAGGCTCAGAAGAAGCTCGTCGTCAACACCCTCAATTTTGAGCCTAGGTtcggggtggaagggggcagCAACCAAGAAAACTTGACGCTGCAGTGCTTGCAAGCCAGAATCAGAATGGTAACAGCATACGAGTTTGGGCAGATCCTTCCAACCGCGCGCGGAAGACCAGGAGGCGGCAGCctgctcgtcctcggcagCGCAAACGTTGGAGAGTCTTTGAGGGGATATCTGACAAAGTATGACTGCTCGAGTGCGGATATCAACCCCATCGGCTCCATCGACAAGGCGGACTTGAAACGCTTCATCGCATGGGCCGAGAAAGAATTCGACCTACCCTGCCTCCACGAATTTCTGACAGCCGTTCCCACGGCCGAGCTGGAGCCCATCACCGAGAACTATGTTCAGAGTGATGAAGCCGACATGGGCATGACGTACGAAGAGCTCACCACGTTTGGGCGCCTCCgcaagctcaacaagctcgGCCCGTTCGCCATGTTCCAGCGTCTCGTCCACGACTGGAGCATCGACCGGAAGCACGTCGAGGGCGATACCGCGCCACACTACACGCCTGCTCAAGTTgcggagaaggtgaagaggttCTTCCACTTTTATGCCATCAACCGGCACAAGATGACAACCTTGACCCCAGCCCTTCACTGTAATGATTATT CACCGGACGACAACCGCTTTGATCTCCGACCGTTCCTGTACCCTAACTTTTGGAAGAGCTGGTCCTTCAAGAGGATTGATatggagctgaagaagattgaaAAGAAGCGGGCCAGTAAGGGGAAGTAG
- a CDS encoding hypothetical protein (EggNog:ENOG503NUGD; BUSCO:EOG09263IT0; COG:S) — protein sequence MTVDETVVAVVGSNDGQAQLATDLSTLEIANGTKQTGEQLAHRSHDPQYNQKRSDPFQFGSRLLGEEDDPFEFNAWDHVEVDDEFKEYAEQQYEMQRQAPVSEFDKFRFNSDPAKWWNKFYKNNTSNFFKDRKWLQQEFPVLDRLTQEDAGPVTILEIGAGAGNTAFPILSRNKNPKLKLHACDFSKTAVDVMRNHEAYNTDLMQADVWDVAGEELPPGLGEGSVDLVMMVFVFSALSPLQWKKAVENVHRVLKPGGEVCFRDYGRGDLAQVRFKKGRYLEENFYIRGDGTRVYFFEKDELADVWSGKLNIEATDGDADADSEGMKPKFEIEELGVDRRMLVNRARKLKMYRCWMQGRFRKV from the exons ATGACTGTCGACGAAACagtcgtcgccgtcgtcggctCCAACGATGGGCAGGCACAGCTCGCCACGGACCTCTCGACGCTTGAGATAGCGAACGGAACCAAGCAGACAGGCGAGCAGCTTGCCCATCGCTCCCATGATCCCCAGTACAACCAGAAGCGAAGCGACCCCTTCCAGTTTGGCTCGCGTCTtctgggcgaggaggacgaccCCTTCGAGTTCAATGCTTGGGATcatgtcgaggttgacgatgaaTTCAAAGAGTATGCTGAACAGCAATACGAGATGCAACGTCAAGCACCCGTCTCCGAGTTTGACAAAT TTCGATTCAATTCCGACCCTGCAAAGTGGTGGAACAAGTTCTACAAGAACAACACATCCAACTTCTTCAAGGACCGGAAATGGCTCCAGCAAGAGTTTCCCGTCCTGGATCGACTGACGCAAGAGGACGCTGGACCCGTCACCATCCTTGAGATAGGCGCTGGCGCCGGCAACACGGCCTTTCCTATTCTGTCGAGAAACAAGAaccccaagctcaagctccaTGCTTGTGACTTTTCCAAGACGGCAGTCGATGTCATGCGCAACCACGAGGCGTACAACACGGATCTGATGCAAGCCGACGTGTGGGatgttgctggggaggaACTCCCCCCCGGGCTGGGAGAGGGGTCCGTGGACCTTGTCATGATGGTGTTCGTCTTCTCTGCCCTCTCCCCGCTgcagtggaagaaggcggtAGAGAATGTTCATCGGGTGCTCAAGCCAGGTGGTGAGGTCTGCTTCCGCGACTATGGAAGAGGTGACCTCGCTCAGGTCCGTTTTAAAAAGGGACGGTACCTGGAAGAGAACTTTTACATTCGAGGCGATGGCACCCGCGTCTACTTCTTTGAGAAGGACGAGCTCGCTGATGTTTGGTCAGGCAAGCTGAACATCGAGGCCACTGATGGCGATGCCGACGCCGACTCTGAGGGCATGAAGCCCAAgtttgagattgaggagcttggtGTAGACCGTAGAATGCTTGTTAACCGTGCCAGAAAGCTCAAGATGTACCGATGTTGGATGCAGGGCCGGTTTAGAAAGGTATGA
- the SAC3 gene encoding actin cytoskeleton and mitosis protein (COG:D; COG:U; EggNog:ENOG503NY7Y) has translation MASPANNPFGVPPGNPFGAPGQNPFGAPSSNPFGGSSFGAAAAAPPQSTPSFGSQPAQNQFGGGFGAAPSSFGSQPAAGFGVPTSFGSSDGNNMARRGKGKMLALNASNGPQDKGGKSNQFGAQSNKDTRRTNLFQGPKGSSLKREVAKVAAPAASVPSSQRKRNERPNGSQPPTQHSRRGKQGATQGPSEATRQLSPFAYDYANKLYDHLKKEGIKAPTWPAQVGNPDKRGAVETLKESYKKYRTRAYASLRKADLIDDPDKRRRLEDALPFKGICEDMCPEFEQVSRIAEYDVKTEEKDERGWPDTAKMVKKFGRSAAGQDAPLPMDVRSVAALRRSTDYLFNELLQSENNLASMHNYLRDRTRAVRKDFTFHSKKTNEEMKELVYCFETITRFHATALHLLCRKGHSYESFDSRQEIEQLGRTLLSLIEAYDKCRKKGVVCENEPEFRAYYLLLNAHDPSIMKRILTWGKEYWFQSEEVQTALALIQVMDDIRETKGPLKPKRPVTLSDTSFANFFAIVEDSRTSYTMACIAEVHFTWVRQNILKNFVRGYSRHRDAPRTITAANLNKLLRFDTDEEAVEFIELHGFEMSTWVPPNRPPVTEPYLLLNNKKKVVPSPRVPQAFSGKLVERKRTTQSLPYVIYNTIYEGSTEGDVGMEDELFVTQNNTLGASSAFGQLASQPAAATSSFGFGSLANGVPAQPQAPASAFGSSNTPSGVTPGFGAPAPSASPFGQPPPQANNPFGQPTAPTATATVPAPTPFASFGSNPTPAPAPTPAQPPSQKEAGKSSFSFGTPQTAIFGSGAPPPSLAEPSAPSFGFTKPPEPAALAPTPFSFLNKDASPAQPASVLSSTEKAPIFGNNAAPTASTQPTRAPASGFSLAQPTQPTSSLTFPGLGAKPESPKNVQPAPAAPAQQPAVPSVSITQPTPTSGVFPPQQPVQPAPAQSQFPAPTPPAVPPPVQNAPLFTVTPSAPQAPPPTPKRDLMAGFTKWYVTGDGGLMEQFAENTVQNLVWDVFQRYQLEEAERVRREEDEESWRAAREFMCYRLGHKYFNRWRETARRLSMRRRLREGKRLMREWRVMQKEREREKEQEEKERVKERKRKAEEDVRLLERLVKGSGRGWGGGSVDGVFSHDGDGGQEEELTRRSGMFGDVVGNEGELVKRAVMGGFGVTTGTGTGYEGYEGYEESELELVPAPKEMTAGSPDSDATAQREGWKTRSLRERFVSDHGRRSVSAHSSINGRASLRSTNFSGVNNNNNKKRRSAELDGLLREPDAKRQSIAMSTTSCGSNASASRPGIRSRHWEMRLRGFVQGADGGWVAESLANSSGNDGQSQRPPPLTELEIRLARIRRDHSVGRGGSRSRGASQSGGMGMSPPPPPPPLWGEGVGKRKRDGEGEEDRGRQGGEFSPSERERGRGRSGAGTTTTKDMVEDTQRMLRELRETMELLERDRLVLPGGEGETTEGWVA, from the coding sequence ATGGCATCGCCAGCTAACAATCCCTTCGGGGTGCCCCCAGGCAATCCTTTTGGAGCACCAGGCCAGAACCCGTTCGGTGCGCCGTCGAGCAATCCGTTCGGGGGATCTTCGtttggagcagcagcagcagcaccaccacagtcTACCCCCTCGTTCGGTAGCCAACCAGCTCAGAATCAATTCGGCGGCGGTTTCGGGGCTGCCCCTTCGTCATTtggcagccagccagccgcaGGATTTGGGGTTCCGACATCGTTTGGGTCGAGTGACGGGAACAACATGGCGCGACGGGGAAAGGGCAAGATGTTGGCCTTGAATGCGTCCAACGGTCCGCAGGATAAGGGAGGCAAGTCCAACCAGTTCGGGGCGCAGAGCAACAAAGATACTCGGCGTACCAATCTGTTTCAGGGACCGAAAGGTTCATCTCTCAAGCGTGAAGTCGCCAAGGTTGCTGCCCCCGCGGCCTCTGTCCCTAGCAGTCAGCGCAAGCGGAACGAACGACCAAATGGATCGCAACCGCCAACACAGCACAGTCGTCGCGGCAAACAAGGCGCGACACAGGGGCCCAGCGAAGCGACGAGACAGCTGAGCCCCTTCGCCTACGACTATGCCAACAAACTCTACGATCATCTCAAAAAGGAGGGCATCAAGGCTCCAACATGGCCGGCCCAAGTTGGCAACCCTGACAAGCGCGGTGCGGTCGAGACATTGAAAGAGTCTTACAAAAAGTATCGCACCCGCGCCTATGCGTCACTTCGAAAAGCCGATCTCATTGACGACCCGGACAAGcgaaggaggttggaggaCGCGCTTCCTTTTAAGGGCATCTGCGAGGACATGTGTCCGGAGTTCGAGCAGGTCTCTCGTATTGCCGAGTACGATGTCAAGACAGAAGAGAAGGACGAGCGTGGGTGGCCAGATACCGCCAAGATGGTCAAGAAGTTTGGGCGCTCGGCGGCTGGTCAGGATGCGCCGTTGCCCATGGACGTTCGCTCTGTGGCAGCTCTGAGGCGATCCACCGACTACCTTTTCAACGAACTGTTGCAGTCGGagaacaacctcgcctcgATGCACAACTACCTCCGAGATCGCACCCGAGCAGTACGCAAGGACTTCACTTTCCAttcgaagaaaacaaacgAAGAAATGAAGGAACTGGTGTACTGTTTCGAGACGATCACGAGATTCCACGCCACagctctccatctcctctgCCGAAAGGGGCACAGTTACGAGTCTTTTGATTCGAGACAGGAGATTGAGCAGTTGGGCAGGACGCTTCTGTCGCTCATCGAGGCATACGACAAGTGCCGGAAAAAGGGAGTGGTTTGCGAAAACGAGCCCGAGTTCAGGGCCTATTATCTTCTCCTCAATGCGCACGACCCCTCGATAATGAAGAGGATTCTCACATGGGGGAAGGAGTACTGGTTCCAATCCGAGGAGGTGCAGACGGCCTTGGCGTTGATTCAGGTCATGGACGACATTCGGGAGACCAAGGGCCCCCTGAAGCCAAAACGGCCAGTGACGCTGTCCGACACTTCGTTTGCCAATTTCTTTGCCATTGTGGAGGACTCCAGGACGTCTTACACCATGGCTTGCATTGCCGAGGTTCACTTCACCTGGGTCCGCCAGAACATTCTCAAGAATTTCGTTCGAGGGTATTCCCGCCACAGAGATGCGCCTCGGACTATTACGGCCGCGAACTTGAACAAGCTGCTCAGGTTTGACAcggacgaggaggcggttgagtTCATCGAGCTCCACGGGTTCGAGATGTCGACCTGGGTGCCGCCCAACAGGCCCCCTGTGACGGAACCGTACCtgcttctcaacaacaagaagaaggttgttCCCTCGCCGCGAGTACCGCAGGCTTTCTCGGGAAAGCTAGTGGAACGGAAGCGCACCACGCAGTCTCTGCCGTATGTCATTTACAATACAATCTACGAAGGGTCGACGGAGGGGGATGTCGGTATGGAAGACGAGCTGTTTGTGACGCAGAATAACACTTTGGGCGCGTCTTCGGCTTTTGGTCAACTAGCCTCGCAGCCTGCGGCAGCGACTTCGTCATTTGGTTTCGGTTCTTTGGCGAACGGAGTGCCAGCTCAACCGCAGGCGCCGGCTTCGGCATTTGGCTCTTCAAACACACCATCCGGTGTTACTCCAGGCTTCGGAGCCCCGGCACCGTCAGCAAGTCCTTTTGGTCAACCGCCACCCCAGGCTAACAATCCCTTTGGGCAACCTACTgcaccaacagcaacggcaacggtaccagctccaaccccctttGCGAGTTTTGGTTCAAACCCTACACCCGCCCCGGCACCTACTCCTGCCCAACCGCCAtcacaaaaagaagcaggaAAGAGCTCATTCTCGTTTGGAACGCCACAGACCGCTATATTCGGCTCTGGGGCTCCTCCCCCGAGCCTGGCGGAACCCTCAGCTCCGTCTTTCGGCTTCACGAAACCGCCAGAGCCAGCGGCGCTGGCTCCGACCCCATTCTCGTTTTTGAACAAGGATGCCTCTCCGGCTCAGCCAGCGAGTGTCCTCTCGAGCACAGAGAAGGCTCCAATATTTGGCAACAATGCCGCTCCCACCGCAAGCACACAGCCGACTCGGGCACCGGCTTCCGGTTTCTCTCTTGCTCAACCGACGCAGCCAACCTCGTCGCTTACGTTCCCCGGTCTCGGGGCAAAGCCTGAGTCTCCAAAGAATGTCCAACCGGCGCCCGCTGCTCCAGCACAGCAGCCAGCTGTCCCTTCTGTCTCAATCACGCAGCCTACGCCCACATCTGGTGTGTTTCCTCCACAACAGCCAGTCCAGCCCGCTCCGGCTCAATCCCAGTTCCCAGCCCCGACACCCCCGGCAGTACCACCACCGGTCCAGAATGCACCCCTCTTCACCGTCACGCCGTCTGCACCAcaagcaccaccgcccactcCAAAACGAGACCTGATGGCGGGCTTCACAAAATGGTACGTCACTGGTGACGGAGGGCTGATGGAGCAATTTGCCGAAAACACGGTCCAGAATCTCGTCTGGGATGTCTTTCAGCGATATCAACTCGAAGAAGCGGAGAGGGtgagaagggaggaggatgaagagagttggcgggcggcgagggagtttATGTGCTATCGGCTGGGGCACAAGTATTTCAATCGGTGGAGggagacggcgaggaggctttcgatgaggaggaggttgcgggaggggaagaggctgatgagggagtggagggtgatgcagaaggagagggagagggagaaggaacaagaggagaaagagagggtgaaggagaggaagaggaaggcggaggaggatgttaggttgctggagaggttggtgaagggtagtgggagggggtggggtggggggagtgTAGATGGGGTTTTTAGTCACGATGGGGACGGGggacaggaggaggagttgacaaggaggagtgggatgtTTGGGGACGTGGTGGGGAACGAAGGGGAGCTGGTGAAGAGGGCTGTgatgggtgggtttggggtgaCTACGGGAACGGGGACGGGGTATGAGGGGTATGAGGGGTATGAGGAGTCGGAGTTGGAGCTTGTCCCTGCGCCGAAGGAGATGACGGCTGGGTCGCCGGACAGTGATGCTACCGCGCAGAGAGAAGGGTGGAAGACGAGGTCTctgagggagaggtttgtCAGCGACCATGGGAGGAGAAGCGTCTCGGCTCACAGCTCGATCAACGGACGAGCATCACTCAGAAGCACAAACTTTTCGGGggtgaacaacaacaacaacaagaaacgGCGATCGGCGGAGCTGGACGGGTTGCTGCGTGAGCCTGATGCTAAAAGGCAGTCGATTGCCATGAGCACGACCAGCTGTGGGAGCAACGCTTCTGCTTCTCGGCCCGGTATCAGGTCGAGGCACTGGGAGATGAGgctgagggggtttgtgcagggggctgatggggggtgggtggcggAGAGTTTGGCGAATTCTTCCGGGAATGATGGTCAATCACAACGAccgccgccgttgacggAGTTGGAGATCCGACTTGCCAGGATCAGGAGGGATCACTCCGTCGGTCGGGGGGGGAGTAGGTCTAGGGGTGCGTCGCAgagtggtgggatggggatgtcaccgcctcctccgccaccgccgctttggggtgagggggttgggaaaaggaaacgggatggggagggggaggaggacagggGGAGGCAGGGAGGGGAGTTTTCGCCtagtgagagggagaggggtAGGGGTAGGTCGGGAGCAGggacaacgacgacgaaggATATGGTGGAGGATACACAAAGGATgttgagggagttgagggagacgatggagttgttggagagggatagGTTGGTTTTAcctggtggggagggggaaacaacggaggggtgggttgctTGA
- a CDS encoding hypothetical protein (EggNog:ENOG503P38S) — translation MSSQTASYMGVVVGSVTSTFSALISLTSPTWIVYQLSHPRVYDHIGLFTRCSRSACVPFPSTRFCSSLTTPVSYIPLHPRGKFPTPPFCTKWRSAGFLVNISVGLNLVSLVVTALFLLGHAHEPHSYHMPRKRGTRIMAVLMMIAGAMELGAVAMVSELKEYEEMFQVPGYEHGQAWWVGLGGGVLSLIMGLGVGLVRLMDLPERTGEGINGEV, via the exons ATGTCGTCCCAAACAGCGAGCTACatgggagtggtggttgggtcGGTGACCT CAACCTTCTCagccctcatctccctcacctccccaacctggATAGTCTACCAACTCTCCCACCCCAGAGTCTACGACCACATCGGCCTCTTCACCCGCTGCTCCCGTTCTGCCTGcgtccccttcccctctACCCGgttctgctcctccctcaccacccccgtaTCCTatatccctctccacccccgtGGAAAGTTTCCTACCCCACCATTCTGCACCAAATGGCGCTCTGCCGGCTTCCTGGTTAACATATCCGTAGGCCTCAACCTCGTCTCCCTCGTCGTCACagctctcttccttctcggccacGCCCACGAGCCCCACTCCTACCACATGCCCAGAAAGCGCGGCACGAGAATCATGGctgttttgatgatgattgccGGGGCGATGGAGCTTGGAGCGGTGGCGATGGTTTCTGAGCTGAAGGAGTATGAAGAGATGTTCCAGGTTCCTGGGTATGAACACGGCCAGGcgtggtgggttgggttgggagggggagtgttGAGTCTGAtcatggggttgggggttgggcttGTGAGATTGATGGACCTGCCTGAGCGGACGGGAGAGGGTATTAATGGTGAGGTGTAA
- the COQ10 gene encoding Coenzyme Q-binding protein coq10, mitochondrial (COG:I; EggNog:ENOG503P2RP) gives MRPSLRLRAAPLSRLSRRPLLLLPSQQQLSLLSPQSRQPPPLQSRKPQSRPHSRTFLTSLLPPLPTTAPITTLSATKILPYPPSEIYSLIADINSYHRFLPHCTHSLITSFTPKTNLPKTGDLTVGWGPITQSYTSRVYCIPCTTVEAVSGNASPTIPLDVLRKHGYETTEGDKKGLEGGVFESLCTKWTVREVKGGLTEVKLVVRFRFANPAVGLAVRAVADEMVGRMICAFEGRAREVCGRGGRPQVGGCIGVAT, from the coding sequence ATGCGCCCAAGCCTGCGACTACGAGCAGCCCCCCTTTCTCGCCTTTCTCGACGAcccttgctcctcctcccctcccaacaacaactatCATTATTATCGCCCCAATCccgacaaccacctcctctccagtCCCGAAAACCACAATCTCGCCCCCATTCAAGAAcattcctcacctccctcctcccccccctcccgacCACCGCCCCAATAACCACCCTCTCCGCAACCAAGATCCTCCCTTACCCCCCCTCAGAAATCTACTCCCTAATCGCCGACATAAACTCCTACCACCGCTTCCTCCCCCACTGCACCCactccctcatcacctcttttacccccaaaaccaacctccccaaaaccGGCGACCTCACCGTCGGCTGGGGCCCCATCACCCAGTCCTACACTTCCAGAGTGTACTGCATCCCCTGCACCACCGTCGAGGCGGTATCCGGAAACGCCAGCCCTACCATCCCGCTTGACGTCCTAAGAAAACACGGGTATGAGACTACAGAGGGCGACaaaaaggggttggaggggggggtgtttGAGAGTTTGTGCACGAAGTGGACGGTGCGGGAAGTaaaaggggggttgacggaggTGAaattggtggtgaggtttcGGTTTGCGAATCCGGCTGTCGGGCTCGCGGTTCGGGCCGTGGCGGATGAGATGGTGGGACGGATGATATGTGCTTTTGAGGGGAGGGCCAGGGAGGTTTGCGGACGAGGGGGAAGGCCACAGGTCGGGGGGTGTATAGGAGTGGCTACCTAG
- a CDS encoding hypothetical protein (COG:H; EggNog:ENOG503NUGS) — MGGHLVTVATCNLNQWVLDWEGNLNRIVESIHIAKAAGARLRVGPDESTHGILLDIGMPILHRNLRYNCRVICLDGKILLIVSLTTLAAMGIRLMVTM; from the exons ATGGGAGGCCATCTAGTGACGGTTGCGACATGCAACCTAAATCAGTGGGTTCTCGACTGGGAGGGCAACCTGAACCGCATTGTTGAGAGCATCCACATCGCAAAAGCGGCCGGTGCTCGGCTTCGTGTCGGTCCC GATGAGAGCACCCATGGTATTCTCCTGGACATTGGCATGCCCATTCTCCACAGGAATCTCAGATACAATTGCCGGGTTATTTGCCTCGACGGAAAGATTCTCCTGATCGTGAGCCTGACCACTCTCGCCGCAATGGGCATCCGGCTGATGGTTACTATGTAG
- a CDS encoding hypothetical protein (EggNog:ENOG503P0F8; COG:E), giving the protein MRIACLQFSPQVGEVEKNMSKADAVLAASASEQLDQGLDLLVLPEMSFSGYNFRSRSQIAPYLESPSTGPTSSWAKQKAQSFRCTVAVGYPELQSHTNGEYYNSLLVVNPSGNQVANYRKSFLYYTDATWAREGPGFYSDSPESTVFPGKTTAMGICMDINPYNFTNPWNLYEFARHCSTVKANLVIISMAWLTLEMRERFLTGREDEPDLETIAYWAGRLEPLIRSQGGHGEEEEIIIVFANRCGWEDEAVYAGSSAVMGVKGGEVSVYGVLGRGVEELLVVDTDGEPRGRLVTKKREEEEEEEEEEEEEEEASSEKQQENPNNNEKSPNGLSQPQSNSSNSNKNNNNNSPSQPPSSTHNQNQTQLHQKPKLTLLTDPHTIPPFRSAPQRNMLTTPQTLYRSPTTPSPLWSISPYTSNPFSDKNATSSDFTSFPVSFSSFCFSPLSPHSIPSLDDADEFFEAWLVSPVSPRRQEKPRLGYWEEERLQSWKWPNGNRARFAGDVDDGEEDEEEEDDNEDVSPKTSKREEMIRIMVSPSCWADLQMPHRCISGLVGDTRRVEVKQITKIAPNL; this is encoded by the exons ATGAGGATAGCCTGTCTTCAGTTCTCCCCCCAAGTGGGCGAGGTTGAAAAGAACATGTCCAAAGCCGACGCAGTCCTCGCTGCCTCGGCATCAGAACAACTCGATCAGGGACTCGACTTATTAGTCCTCCCCGAGATGTCCTTTTCCG GCTACAACTTCCGCTCCCGATCCCAGATAGCCCCCTACCTCGAGTCCCCATCCACCGgaccaacctcctcctggGCCAAGCAAAAAGCCCAGTCCTTCCGCTGCACAGTAGCAGTCGGCTACCCAGAACTCCAATCCCACACCAACGGGGAGTACTACAACTCCCTCCTGGTGGTCAACCCTTCCGGCAATCAAGTGGCAAACTACCGCAAATCCTTCCTCTACTACACCGACGCAACCTGGGCCAGAGAGGGCCCCGGCTTTTACTCTGACTCCCCAGAGAGTACAGTCTTTCCCGGGAAAACGACCGCGATGGGAATCTGCATGGACATCAACCCGTACAATTTCACCAACCCCTGGAATCTTTATGAGTTTGCAAGGCATTGCTCGACAGTAAAGGCGAATTTGGTCATAATCAGCATGGCCTGGCTGACGCTGGAGATGAGGGAGCGGTTCCTTACGGGAAGGGAAGATGAGCCCGACCTGGAGACGATAGCGTAttgggcggggaggttggagccGCTGATCAGGAGCCAGGGCGGGcacggtgaggaggaggagataaTCATTGTTTTTGCCAACCGGTGCGGGTGGGAAGACGAGGCGGTTTACGCGGGCAGCTCGGCTGTTATGGGAGTgaagggcggggaggtgagCGTGTATGGGGTTCTAGGGAGAGGAgtggaggagttgttggtggttgatacGGATGGGGAGCCGCGGGGGAGGCtggtgacgaagaagaggg aagaagaagaagaagaagaggaggaggaggaggaggaggaggaggcatcGTCGGAAAAACAGCAAGAAAATCCTAACAACAATGAAAAATCACCAAACGGCCTCTCTCAACCGCAGAGTAACTcgagcaacagcaacaaaaacaacaacaacaacagcccatcacaacccccctcatccacccacaACCAAAATCAAACCCAACTccaccaaaagccaaaactaaccctcctcaccgaccctcacaccatcccccccttccgcTCGGCCCCCCAAAGGAACATGttaacaaccccccaaaccctctACCgctcaccaaccaccccctcacccctctGGTCAATATCTCCTtacacctccaaccccttcagcGACAAAAACGCCACCTCATCAgacttcacctcttttccCGTGtcattctcctccttttgcttCTCGCCACTCTCCCCACactccatcccctccctaGACGACGCGGACGAATTCTTCGAAGCCTGGCTCGTgtcccccgtctcccccaGGAGACAGGAAAAGCCAAGGCTGGGGTattgggaagaggagagacTCCAGAGCTGGAAATGGCCCAACGGCAATAGGGCTAGATTTGCGGGGGATGTTGAcgacggtgaggaggatgaggaggaggaggatgacaaTGAGGATGTTTCGCCTAAAACATCAAAAAGAGAGGAGATGATAAGGATTATGGTGAGTCCGAGCTGTTGGGCCGATTTGCAGATGCCGCACCGGTGTATTTctgggctggtgggggaTACAAGGAGGGTTGAGGTAAAACAAATAACTAAAATAGCTCCGAATCTTTGA